A single region of the Ziziphus jujuba cultivar Dongzao chromosome 10, ASM3175591v1 genome encodes:
- the LOC107410601 gene encoding magnesium transporter MRS2-11, chloroplastic translates to MALTPRPQLLHFHLRSPANPTPAPASLFLSFPISPPSLSKNDFLSAFSPVTVKLSLRTKCLRSATEEDRLSESETLSDDEAADNGDAKIQHLDNSTTAAAAAASSSSSAASTGSMRVATTSSSSYGDSLSLGIREPVYEVVEVKSDGVVSTRKINRRQLLKSSGLRPRDVRSVDPSLFLTNSMPSLLVREHAILLNLGSLRAIAMQERVLIFDYNRKGGKAFIDTLLPRLNPKNANGGPSMPFELEVVEAALLSRIQRLERRLMDLEPRVVALLEVLPNRLTADILEQLRTSKQTLVELDSRAGALKQMLLDLLEDPYEIRRICIMGRNCIIRRGSDDVECSVSLEKQIAEEEEEEIEMLLENYLQRCESCHGQAERLLDSAKEMEDSIAVNLSSRRLEVSRVELLLQVGTFCVGVGALVAGIFGMNLRSYLEEHVLAFWLTTAGIIFGAVVAFFLMYSYLRTRKIL, encoded by the exons ATGGCTCTCACTCCACGCCCTCAACTCCTCCATTTCCATCTCCGATCTCCGGCGAATCCCACTCCGGCACCCGCCTCcctcttcctttcttttccgaTTTCGCCGCCGTCGCTGTCGAAGAATGACTTTCTTTCTGCTTTTTCTCCGGTTACTGTGAAGCTCTCGTTGAGAACCAAGTGCCTTAGATCGGCCACCGAGGAGGACCGCTTGAGCGAGTCGGAGACTCTGTCGGATGATGAAGCCGCTGATAATGGCGATGCTAAGATCCAACACCTCGACAACTCCACGacggctgctgctgctgctgctagttcttcttcttctgctgctTCTACTGGTTCGATGAGGGTTGCCACGACGTCGTCGTCGTCGTACGGTGATTCTCTGTCTCTTGGGATTCGTGAGCCTGTCTACGAG gtGGTAGAGGTGAAGTCAGATGGGGTGGTATCTACTAGAAAAATTAACAGACGCCAGTTACTCAAGTCAAGTG GTCTTCGTCCGCGTGATGTAAGGAGTGTTGACCCATCATTGTTTTTGACCAACTCCATGCCTTCTTTGCTG GTCCGTGAGCATGCTATTCTTCTAAATCTAGGATCGTTACGAGCCATAGCAATGCAAGAACGTGTTCTTATATTTGACTACAACCG TAAAGGAGGGAAAGCTTTTATAGATACATTGTTGCCTCGACTCAACCCTAAGAATGCCAATGGAGGACCATCTATGCCATTTGAGCTTGAG GTTGTTGAAGCTGCACTGCTTTCAAGAATACAGCGCTTAGAGCGGAGACTAATGGATTTAGAACCTCGT GTTGTTGCGCTCCTTGAGGTTTTACCAAACCGATTAACAGCTGACATATTGGAACAACTTCGCACAAGCAAGCAAACCTTG gttGAACTGGATTCAAGGGCTGGGGCTCTCAAACAAATGCTGCTTGATCTTCTGGAAGATCCCTATGAAATACGTCGTATATGTATCATGGGGCGAAACTGCATAATTAGGAGGGGAAGTGATGATGTGGAATGCTCTGTTTCCTTGGAAAAGCAGATTGCCGAGG aggaggaagaagaaattgaaatgCTTCTGGAAAACTATCTTCAAAG ATGCGAATCTTGTCATGGTCAGGCTGAAAGGCTTCTTGATTCTGCCAAGGAAATGGAAGATTCTATTGCTGTCAATTTGAG CTCCCGGAGACTTGAGGTTAGCAGAGTGGAATTGCTCCTTCAGGTTGGGACATTTTGTGTGGGAGTTGGTGCTCTAGTTGCAG GTATATTTGGCATGAACTTGAGATCCTATCTTGAAGAGCATGTG CTTGCATTTTGGCTAACGACAGCTGGGATAATTTTTGGTGCTGTTGTGGCATTTTTCCTTATGTATTCGTATCTCAGGACAAGGAAAATTCTGTAA
- the LOC107410597 gene encoding coatomer subunit zeta-3 isoform X1, whose translation MGSLFTYRDSCPSIKNILLLDSEGKRVAVRYYSDEWPTNSSKLAFEKYLFTKTLKTNARVEADIAVFESNIVVYKFVQDLHFYVTGGDNENELILCTVLQGLYDSISLILRNTIDKGEVLENLDLVLLCLDEIVDGGIILETDANLIVGKVASHILDVDAPLSEQTITQAWASARDHLARSLLK comes from the exons ATGGGCAGCCTCTTCACCTACCGT GATTCATGCCCTTCAATAAAAAACATTCTTTTACTCGACTCTGAAGGGAAGCGAGTTGCCGTAAGGTATTATTCAGATGAATGGCCAACAAACAGTTCGAAGTtagcttttgaaaaatatttgttcaCTAAGACTCTAAAGACAAATGCTCGCGTAGAAG CAGATATAGCAGTTTTTGAAAGCAACATTGTTGTCTATAAGTTTGTTCAGGACCTTCATTTTTATGTGACTGGAGGTGATAATGAAAATGAGCTCATTTTATGCACAGTTCTTCAGGGACTCTATGATTCAATTTCTCTTATCCTGAG GAACACCATTGACAAAGGGGAAGTGCTTGAAAACTTGGATCTTGTGCTTTTATGTCTTGATGAGATTGTTGATGGAGG aatTATACTAGAAACAGATGCCAATCTCATTGTAGGAAAAGTAGCAAGTCACATCCTGGATGTTGATGCACCCTTATCTGAGCAG ACTATAACTCAAGCATGGGCTTCAGCGAGAGATCATTTGGCCAGAAGTCTCCTTAAATGA
- the LOC107407482 gene encoding uncharacterized protein LOC107407482 isoform X3 produces MDYSLAALKLLCSQLKHARETPSQSALTLGGILFQRAWLQGILVYVSPDGDRLLLDDATGVAELHLSADFRLRPWNNGMYVLVVGAYVIRTGEPPMIKVRRFCFPVSIEEE; encoded by the exons ATGGATTACAGCTTAGCAGCTTTGAAGTTGTTGTGCTCGCAATTGAAACACGCCCGTGAAACCCCATCTCAGAGCGCATTGACTCTCGGTGGGATTCTCTTCCAGCGGGCCTGGTTGCAGGGCATTCTGGTCTATGTCTCCCCCGACGGTGACCGCTTGCTTCTCGATGATGCCACCGGTGTCGCCGAGCTCCACCTCTCCGCCGACTTCCGTCTCCGTCCTTGGAATAATG GAATGTATGTTCTGGTGGTTGGAGCGTATGTTATTCGTACGGGTGAACCACCCATGATCAAG GTTCGCAGGTTTTGTTTTCCAGTTTCTATCGAAGAAGAATGA
- the LOC107410573 gene encoding putative phospholipid:diacylglycerol acyltransferase 2, whose translation MAWVLRFRKLCYVEPVECSSVGFQSFDQSQNSGKKDDAVGSKVEESVLETKQKQKTKQSKKQAKDWSCIDYCCWTIGYICTTWWLLLLLFHCFTTTLPGFQVPESPGARLRREGLAALHPVVLVPGIVTGGLELWEGRSCADGLFRKRLWGGSFTEIFKRPLCWLEHLSLDNETGLDPPGIRVRAVPGLVAADYFAPGYFVWAVLIENLAKIGYEGKNLHMAAYDWRLSFQNTEIRDHALSRLKSKIELMYVTNGYKKVVVVPHSMGVIYFLHFMKWVESPPPIGGGGGAGWCAKHIKAVMNIGPAFLGVPKAVSNIFSAEGKDIAYVRAMAPGVFDSEILGLQTFEHVMRVLRTWDSTVSLLPKGGDTIWGNLDWSPEEGHSCNLAKKKNEQPTSCDINSFNHSDRAKAFHVREPEKYGRMISFGKETSQLPSPQLPTLNLEELLGMGTSASFNSCGEVLTEYDKLSRESIRKIAENKAYTAKTLFDLLRFVAPKTMQRAEAHFSHGIADNLDDPKYANYKYWSNPLETKLPNAPDMEIYCLYGVGMPTERSYVYKLSSSDKCKSIPFRIDSSADGEAGNCLKNGVYFVDGDESVPVISAGFMCAKGWRGRTRFNPSGIATYIREYRHKPPASLLEGRGLESGAHVDIMGNVALIEDVLLVAAGATGAEIGSDKIYSDIMRMSEKINLRL comes from the exons ATGGCTTGGGTTCTTCGATTTCGTAAGCTATGTTATGTAGAGCCTGTGGAATGCTCTTCAGTGGGTTTTCAATCTTTTGATCAGAGCCAGAACAGTGGGAAAAAAGATGACGCTGTTGGTTCAAAGGTTGAAGAAAGTGTACTAGAAACGAAGCAGAAGCAAAAGACCAAGCAGAGCAAGAAGCAAGCTAAGGACTGGAGTTGCATAGATTACTGTTGTTGGACAATTGGATACATTTGCACAACATGGTGGCTTCTCTTGTTGTTGTTCCATTGTTTTACAACCACATTGCCGGGATTTCAGGTGCCGGAATCGCCCGGAGCGAGGCTTAGACGAGAAGGCTTGGCTGCTCTTCACCCTGTTGTTCTGGTACCCGGCATTGTAACCGGTGGGCTTGAGCTCTGGGAAGGAAGGTCTTGTGCTGACGGCCTTTTCCGGAAGAGACTTTGGGGTGGTAGTTTCACTGAAATCTTCAAAAG GCCTCTGTGCTGGTTGGAGCACCTATCTCTAGACAATGAAACTGGACTTGATCCTCCGGGAATTCGAGTTCGAGCAGTTCCTGGACTTGTTGCGGCTGACTATTTTGCTCCTGGTTACTTTGTTTGGGCAGTTCTCATTGAGAATTTAGCTAAAATTGGTTATGAGGGGAAGAATCTGCATATGGCTGCATATGATTGGAGACTGTCTTTCCAGAATACAGAG ATCCGGGACCATGCTCTAAGTAGATTGAAGAGTAAAATTGAGCTTATGTATGTAACCAATGGATATAAGAAAGTGGTAGTGGTGCCCCATTCTATGGGGGTTATTTACTTCCTCCACTTCATGAAATGGGTTGAATCACCTCCTCCTatcggtggtggtggtggtgcagGTTGGTGTGCGAAGCACATCAAAGCAGTCATGAATATTGGTCCCGCATTTCTTGGTGTTCCAAAAGCAGTCAGCAATATATTTTCTGCCGAAGGCAAAGATATCGCATATGTCAG AGCTATGGCTCCGGGTGTTTTTGATTCTGAGATTCTTGGCCTACAAACATTTGAACACGTGATGCGTGTATTGCGGACTTGGGATTCCACAGTCTCCTTGTTGCCAAAGGGTGGAGATACAATCTGGGGAAACTTGGATTGGTCCCCTGAGGAAGGACATAGTTGCAatttagcaaagaaaaaaaatgaacagcCCACTTCCTGTGACATTAATAGTTTTAACCACAGTGACCGAGCTAAAGCTTTCCATGTAAGAGAACCTGAGAAATATGGACGAATGATCTCTTTTGGCAAGGAAACATCTCAGCTGCCCTCTCCTCAACTCCCCACTCTTAATTTGGAG GAACTTTTGGGTATGGGTACCTCAGCCAGTTTCAACTCATGTGGAGAGGTGTTGACGGAATATGACAAGCTAAGCAGGGAAAGCATTAGAAAAATTGCAGAGAATAAGGCTTACACAGCTAAAACACTTTTTGATTTACTACGTTTTGTGGCTCCAAAAACCATGCAACGGGCTGAGGCTCACTTCTCTCATGGAATAGCTGATAATCTTGATGATCCTAAGTATGCCAACTACAAGTATTGGTCTAATCCACTTGAGACCAA GCTACCCAATGCTCCTGATATGGAGATATACTGCTTATATGGTGTTGGAATGCCAACTGAAAGATCATACGTGTACAAGTTATCCTCTTCTGATAAGTGCAAGAGCATTCCTTTCCGGATTGATAGCTCAGCAGATGGAGAAGCTGGAAACTGCTTGAAGAATGGAGTATATTTTGTGGATGGTGATGAGAGCGTGCCTGTTATAAGTGCAGGATTCATGTGTGCCAAGGGATGGAGAGGAAGAACCCGGTTCAACCCATCTGGTATTGCCACCTACATAAGGGAGTACCGCCACAAACCTCCGGCTAGCCTGCTCGAGGGAAGGGGTCTAGAGAGCGGTGCACATGTCGATATCATGGGAAATGTAGCATTGATAGAAGATGTTTTACTGGTTGCTGCTGGAGCCACTGGCGCAGAGATTGGAAGTGACAAGATTTACTCTGATATCATGAGAATGTCTGAGAAAATAAATCTTAGGTTGTGA
- the LOC107410597 gene encoding coatomer subunit zeta-3 isoform X2: MGSLFTYRDSCPSIKNILLLDSEGKRVAVRYYSDEWPTNSSKLAFEKYLFTKTLKTNARVEDIAVFESNIVVYKFVQDLHFYVTGGDNENELILCTVLQGLYDSISLILRNTIDKGEVLENLDLVLLCLDEIVDGGIILETDANLIVGKVASHILDVDAPLSEQTITQAWASARDHLARSLLK, translated from the exons ATGGGCAGCCTCTTCACCTACCGT GATTCATGCCCTTCAATAAAAAACATTCTTTTACTCGACTCTGAAGGGAAGCGAGTTGCCGTAAGGTATTATTCAGATGAATGGCCAACAAACAGTTCGAAGTtagcttttgaaaaatatttgttcaCTAAGACTCTAAAGACAAATGCTCGCGTAGAAG ATATAGCAGTTTTTGAAAGCAACATTGTTGTCTATAAGTTTGTTCAGGACCTTCATTTTTATGTGACTGGAGGTGATAATGAAAATGAGCTCATTTTATGCACAGTTCTTCAGGGACTCTATGATTCAATTTCTCTTATCCTGAG GAACACCATTGACAAAGGGGAAGTGCTTGAAAACTTGGATCTTGTGCTTTTATGTCTTGATGAGATTGTTGATGGAGG aatTATACTAGAAACAGATGCCAATCTCATTGTAGGAAAAGTAGCAAGTCACATCCTGGATGTTGATGCACCCTTATCTGAGCAG ACTATAACTCAAGCATGGGCTTCAGCGAGAGATCATTTGGCCAGAAGTCTCCTTAAATGA
- the LOC107407482 gene encoding uncharacterized protein LOC107407482 isoform X1 codes for MDYSLAALKLLCSQLKHARETPSQSALTLGGILFQRAWLQGILVYVSPDGDRLLLDDATGVAELHLSADFRLRPWNNGMYVLVVGAYVIRTGEPPMIKCCSWVLGVATSKSLSKMFNLGIIIVYKKHVQFLVFCSGSQVLFSSFYRRRMNAASF; via the exons ATGGATTACAGCTTAGCAGCTTTGAAGTTGTTGTGCTCGCAATTGAAACACGCCCGTGAAACCCCATCTCAGAGCGCATTGACTCTCGGTGGGATTCTCTTCCAGCGGGCCTGGTTGCAGGGCATTCTGGTCTATGTCTCCCCCGACGGTGACCGCTTGCTTCTCGATGATGCCACCGGTGTCGCCGAGCTCCACCTCTCCGCCGACTTCCGTCTCCGTCCTTGGAATAATG GAATGTATGTTCTGGTGGTTGGAGCGTATGTTATTCGTACGGGTGAACCACCCATGATCAAG TGCTGCAGTTGGGTCCTCGGAGTTGCAACCTCCAAATCTCTTTCGAAAATGTTTAATCTTGGGATTATCATAGTTTATAAGAAACACGTTCAGTTCTTAGTTTTCTGCTCAGGTTCGCAGGTTTTGTTTTCCAGTTTCTATCGAAGAAGAATGAATGCAGCAAGCTTTTGA
- the LOC107410590 gene encoding GDSL esterase/lipase At5g22810, translating to MDYTLSLELRVMGFSSSFMGYFFLLVLAFSVVHGQPLVPAFFIFGDSVVDVGNNNNLYTIVKANFLPYGRDFPNHKPSGRFCNGKLASDFTAENLGFTSYPPPYLSSKAKGKDLLIGANFASAASGYYDSTAKLYHAISLSKQLEFYKEYQSKVVGIAGKANASSIVSGAIYLISAGSSDFIQNYYINPFLYKAYTPDQFSDILIQSYANFIKNLYDLGARKIGVTTLPPIGCLPAAITIFGLDSNECVSKLNNDADSFNTKLNATSQTLKNKLSGLNLVVFDIYKSLYNLVTKPAENGFIEARRACCGTGLVETSILCNAKSVGTCANASEYVFWDGFHPSEAANKILADDLLNTGISLIF from the exons ATGGATTACACTCTTTCTTTGGAATTGAGAGTAATGGGTTTTTCAAGTTCTTTTATgggttatttttttcttctggttCTGGCATTCTCAGTGGTTCATGGACAGCCACTGGTTCCGGCATTTTTCATATTTGGGGACTCAGTTGTGGATGTGGGTAATAACAATAACCTTTACACCATTGTTAAAGCAAACTTCCTTCCATATGGAAGAGACTTTCCCAATCACAAACCATCTGGGAGGTTCTGCAATGGAAAGCTTGCCTCAGACTTCACGG CTGAGAACCTTGGCTTCACTTCCTACCCCCCACCTTATCTTAGCAGCAAAGCGAAAGGGAAAGACTTGTTGATTGGTGCTAACTTTGCCTCAGCTGCTTCTGGTTATTATGATAGTACAGCAaagttatat CATGCAATTTCTTTGAGTAAACAGCTGGAGTTCTACAAGGAGTATCAAAGTAAGGTGGTGGGAATTGCAGGGAAAGCCAATGCTTCTTCCATTGTTTCTGGTGCAATCTACCTTATAAGCGCTGGGAGCAGTGATTTTATTCAAAACTATTATATCAATCCTTTTCTTTATAAGGCCTACACGCCTGATCAGTTTTCTGACATTCTTATTCAATCCTATGCAAATTTCATTAAG AATCTGTATGATTTGGGAGCAAGGAAGATAGGAGTTACTACATTGCCACCAATTGGGTGCCTGCCAGCAGCCATCACAATATTTGGGTTAGACAGCAATGAGTGTGTGTCAAAGCTAAACAATGATGCAGATTCCTTCAATACCAAACTCAATGCCACTTCCCAAACTCTGAAAAACAAGCTTTCTGGTCTCAATTTAGTTGTCTTTGATATATACAAGTCTCTCTACAACCTCGTCACAAAGCCTGCTGAAAATG GGTTCATCGAGGCAAGGAGAGCTTGTTGTGGTACAGGATTGGTAGAAACATCAATACTTTGCAATGCCAAGTCAGTAGGAACATGTGCAAATGCATCAGAATATGTGTTCTGGGATGGGTTCCATCCTTCTGAGGCTGCCAACAAAATCTTAGCTGATGATTTGCTCAACACTGGAATTTCCCTCATCTTTTAA
- the LOC107410586 gene encoding uncharacterized protein LOC107410586 isoform X1: MAVDPKSILFQDEEEQEQEVENHDPPAHNPYAPPDELFDITTTVDPSYVISLIRKLLPTDATATHKLHDNGACCVHTQGSNIDKMEENESTDSHWCSSRDVSGRMEIVDVHKSAPGERESEDPYNGVEHTGHDVYAGEEVWEEYGCILWDLAASKTHAELMVENLILEVLKANLMVSQSVRAKEISLGIMGNLACHEVLMKRIVSTDGLVELIGDQLFLDDAQCLCEVCRLLTSGIQSSECSTWATALQSERILCRILWIAENSLNPRLIEKSVEILLAIIESSQEVAHSLLPTLMTLGLPSLLTNLLGFEIRTLMSERVSERFLILDVILRAVEALSVIDGYSQDISSNKELFQLVLDLVKLPDKVEVASSCVTAAVLIANILSDVANLATELLYDLNFLRGLLDIFPLASDDREARSAIWNIMARLLFQIQESEVSPSTLSQYVLVLASKCDLIEDDLLDNQLDGLQANARTTALRRICSILSQWTETNDGAGNNHATGEDHTNGVDIGRLLDCCQKHLDSFRSSSP; this comes from the exons ATGGCGGTCGACCCAAAATCAATTCTTTTCCAAGACGAAGAGGAACAAGAACAGGAAGTTGAAAATCACGATCCACCTGCGCATAATCCTTATGCTCCGCCGGATGAG TTATTCGACATCACTACGACTGTGGATCCTAGTTATGTCATCTCTTTAATTCGGAAACTATTACCGACTGATGCAACTGCTACTCATAAGTTGCATGATAATGGTGCGTGTTGTGTCCACACACAAGGATCAAACATTGACAAGATGGAAGAAAATGAATCTACTGATAGTCATTGGTGTTCTTCGAGAGATGTGTCTGGGAGGATGGAGATTGTTGATGTTCATAAGTCTGCTCCTGGAGAAAGAGAAAGTGAAGATCCATATAATGGAGTTGAGCATACTGGTCACGATGTATATGCAGGAGAAGAGGTCTGGGAAGAGTACGGTTGCATTTTATGGGATCTTGCTGCAAGTAAAACTCATGCTGAATTAATG GTGGAAAACCTCATACTCGAAGTGCTAAAAGCAAATCTTATGGTTTCCCAATCTGTCCGAGCTAAA GAGATTAGCCTTGGAATTATGGGAAACCTAGCCTGCCACGAAGTACTCATGAAACGTATTGTCTCTACAGATGGATTGGTTGAATTGATTGGAGATCAGCTGTTTCTAGATGATGCACAATGTCTATGTGAAGTATGCAG GTTGTTAACTTCAGGCATTCAAAGTAGTGAATGTTCTACTTGGGCTACAGCATTACAGTCTGAACGTATTCTGTGCCGAATTTTATGGATTGCTGAGAATAGCTTAAATCCAAGACTTATAGAGAAG AGTGTCGAGATATTACTAGCCATCATTGAAAGTTCGCAGGAAGTTGCTCATAGTCTCCTTCCAACTTTGATGACGCTGGGTTTACCAAGTCTGCTGACCAACCTCTTGGGTTTTGAGATCAGAACACTAATGAGTGAAAGAGTGTCTGAAAG GTTCTTGATTCTCGATGTTATTCTTCGTGCTGTTGAAGCTCTTTCTGTCATAGATGGCTATTCCCAAGACATATCTTCAAACAAGGAACTTTTTCAACTAGTTTTGGACCTGGTCAAACTCCCTGATAAAGTAGAG GTTGCAAGCTCTTGTGTTACTGCTGCTGTTCTTATAGCAAATATTCTCTCCGATGTAGCCAATTTAGCTACAGAGCTATTATATG ATTTGAATTTCTTGCGGGGTCTGCTAGATATATTTCCTTTAGCTTCTGATGATAGAGAAGCTCGAAGTGCAATATGGAACATAATGGCAAGGTTGCTGTTTCAAATTCAGGAAAGTGAAGTTAGTCCATCAACTCTAAGTCAGTATGTTTTAGTTCTAGCAAGCAAATGTGATCTGATTGAAGATGATCTTCTTGACAACCAATTAGATGGCCTCCAAGCAAATGCTAGAACTACAGCT CTTAGACGGATATGCAGTATTTTAAGTCAGTGGACTGAAACAAATGATGGTGCTGGAAATAATCATGCGACGGGTGAAGATCACACAAATGGTGTAGATATTGGTAGATTGTTGGATTGCTGTCAGAAGCATCTTGA TTCTTTCAGGTCTTCCTCCCCCTAA
- the LOC107410586 gene encoding uncharacterized protein LOC107410586 isoform X2, with translation MAVDPKSILFQDEEEQEQEVENHDPPAHNPYAPPDELFDITTTVDPSYVISLIRKLLPTDATATHKLHDNGACCVHTQGSNIDKMEENESTDSHWCSSRDVSGRMEIVDVHKSAPGERESEDPYNGVEHTGHDVYAGEEVWEEYGCILWDLAASKTHAELMVENLILEVLKANLMVSQSVRAKEISLGIMGNLACHEVLMKRIVSTDGLVELIGDQLFLDDAQCLCEVCRLLTSGIQSSECSTWATALQSERILCRILWIAENSLNPRLIEKSVEILLAIIESSQEVAHSLLPTLMTLGLPSLLTNLLGFEIRTLMSERVSERFLILDVILRAVEALSVIDGYSQDISSNKELFQLVLDLVKLPDKVEVASSCVTAAVLIANILSDVANLATELLYDLNFLRGLLDIFPLASDDREARSAIWNIMARLLFQIQESEVSPSTLSQYVLVLASKCDLIEDDLLDNQLDGLQANARTTALRRICSILSQWTETNDGAGNNHATGEDHTNGVDIGRLLDCCQKHLESSSP, from the exons ATGGCGGTCGACCCAAAATCAATTCTTTTCCAAGACGAAGAGGAACAAGAACAGGAAGTTGAAAATCACGATCCACCTGCGCATAATCCTTATGCTCCGCCGGATGAG TTATTCGACATCACTACGACTGTGGATCCTAGTTATGTCATCTCTTTAATTCGGAAACTATTACCGACTGATGCAACTGCTACTCATAAGTTGCATGATAATGGTGCGTGTTGTGTCCACACACAAGGATCAAACATTGACAAGATGGAAGAAAATGAATCTACTGATAGTCATTGGTGTTCTTCGAGAGATGTGTCTGGGAGGATGGAGATTGTTGATGTTCATAAGTCTGCTCCTGGAGAAAGAGAAAGTGAAGATCCATATAATGGAGTTGAGCATACTGGTCACGATGTATATGCAGGAGAAGAGGTCTGGGAAGAGTACGGTTGCATTTTATGGGATCTTGCTGCAAGTAAAACTCATGCTGAATTAATG GTGGAAAACCTCATACTCGAAGTGCTAAAAGCAAATCTTATGGTTTCCCAATCTGTCCGAGCTAAA GAGATTAGCCTTGGAATTATGGGAAACCTAGCCTGCCACGAAGTACTCATGAAACGTATTGTCTCTACAGATGGATTGGTTGAATTGATTGGAGATCAGCTGTTTCTAGATGATGCACAATGTCTATGTGAAGTATGCAG GTTGTTAACTTCAGGCATTCAAAGTAGTGAATGTTCTACTTGGGCTACAGCATTACAGTCTGAACGTATTCTGTGCCGAATTTTATGGATTGCTGAGAATAGCTTAAATCCAAGACTTATAGAGAAG AGTGTCGAGATATTACTAGCCATCATTGAAAGTTCGCAGGAAGTTGCTCATAGTCTCCTTCCAACTTTGATGACGCTGGGTTTACCAAGTCTGCTGACCAACCTCTTGGGTTTTGAGATCAGAACACTAATGAGTGAAAGAGTGTCTGAAAG GTTCTTGATTCTCGATGTTATTCTTCGTGCTGTTGAAGCTCTTTCTGTCATAGATGGCTATTCCCAAGACATATCTTCAAACAAGGAACTTTTTCAACTAGTTTTGGACCTGGTCAAACTCCCTGATAAAGTAGAG GTTGCAAGCTCTTGTGTTACTGCTGCTGTTCTTATAGCAAATATTCTCTCCGATGTAGCCAATTTAGCTACAGAGCTATTATATG ATTTGAATTTCTTGCGGGGTCTGCTAGATATATTTCCTTTAGCTTCTGATGATAGAGAAGCTCGAAGTGCAATATGGAACATAATGGCAAGGTTGCTGTTTCAAATTCAGGAAAGTGAAGTTAGTCCATCAACTCTAAGTCAGTATGTTTTAGTTCTAGCAAGCAAATGTGATCTGATTGAAGATGATCTTCTTGACAACCAATTAGATGGCCTCCAAGCAAATGCTAGAACTACAGCT CTTAGACGGATATGCAGTATTTTAAGTCAGTGGACTGAAACAAATGATGGTGCTGGAAATAATCATGCGACGGGTGAAGATCACACAAATGGTGTAGATATTGGTAGATTGTTGGATTGCTGTCAGAAGCATCTTGA GTCTTCCTCCCCCTAA
- the LOC107407482 gene encoding uncharacterized protein LOC107407482 isoform X2, producing the protein MDYSLAALKLLCSQLKHARETPSQSALTLGGILFQRAWLQGILVYVSPDGDRLLLDDATGVAELHLSADFRLRPWNNGMYVLVVGAYVIRTGEPPMIKVHKIVDLSPFPNRESMWYLEVMEAYKLFYEPLVEEFV; encoded by the exons ATGGATTACAGCTTAGCAGCTTTGAAGTTGTTGTGCTCGCAATTGAAACACGCCCGTGAAACCCCATCTCAGAGCGCATTGACTCTCGGTGGGATTCTCTTCCAGCGGGCCTGGTTGCAGGGCATTCTGGTCTATGTCTCCCCCGACGGTGACCGCTTGCTTCTCGATGATGCCACCGGTGTCGCCGAGCTCCACCTCTCCGCCGACTTCCGTCTCCGTCCTTGGAATAATG GAATGTATGTTCTGGTGGTTGGAGCGTATGTTATTCGTACGGGTGAACCACCCATGATCAAG GTTCACAAGATTGTAGATCTTTCACCATTTCCTAATAGAGAATCTATGTGGTATCTTGAAGTAATGGAGGCATATAAGTTGTTCTATGAGCCCCTAGTTGAAGAATTTGTATGA